Proteins co-encoded in one Metabacillus sp. KUDC1714 genomic window:
- a CDS encoding GntP family permease translates to MLSMIGLVGGLALLIYLTMKGMNLLVAGPLCALFVAIFSGLPLFPQLVGEGEANLVGNYMTGFSGFIASWYLMFLLGAIFGKVMEDSGAADSVSKWIVEKLGMKRAVLAIVIACAVLTYGGVSLFVVAFSVYPMAVSLFRQANLPRRFIPAALAFGSVTFTMTSAGSPEIQNWIPIEYLSTSPYAGWEVSLIVAVFMMVFGYWWLRRMITKAVASGEKFVSRDNDPVNKDKALPHPLTGLIPLLVVLIISFIFHDSLQQSALIIALLGGVITAYLLNRNYFKSFWDAVSEGTLGALIALGNTAAVVGFGGVAKAVPAFEIAVNAMTSIPGSPLIGGAIAVSVIAGMTGSASGGQAIALPLIAPHYIDMGVNPEALHRVVAISSGALDSLPHNGYVVTTIRGICGESHKEAYNPVAALTVIVPLIGLAIAIILFSFGLGI, encoded by the coding sequence ATGTTAAGTATGATCGGATTAGTTGGTGGTTTAGCTCTATTAATTTATTTAACGATGAAAGGTATGAACTTATTAGTAGCTGGTCCGCTTTGTGCATTATTTGTTGCTATTTTCAGCGGTTTGCCACTATTTCCACAGCTAGTTGGAGAGGGTGAAGCAAACCTTGTAGGTAACTATATGACTGGATTTTCAGGCTTTATTGCTTCTTGGTACTTAATGTTCTTATTAGGTGCGATTTTTGGAAAAGTTATGGAAGATAGTGGTGCTGCCGATAGTGTATCAAAATGGATTGTTGAAAAGCTTGGAATGAAAAGAGCAGTCCTTGCCATCGTAATTGCCTGTGCTGTATTAACCTATGGTGGTGTTAGTTTATTTGTCGTAGCATTCTCTGTTTACCCAATGGCTGTTAGTTTGTTTAGGCAAGCAAATCTACCGCGACGGTTTATTCCTGCAGCATTAGCGTTTGGATCAGTAACATTTACAATGACCTCTGCTGGTTCTCCTGAAATTCAAAACTGGATTCCGATAGAATATTTAAGTACGTCTCCATATGCTGGTTGGGAAGTTAGTTTAATTGTCGCTGTATTTATGATGGTTTTTGGATATTGGTGGTTAAGAAGAATGATTACAAAAGCTGTTGCAAGTGGAGAAAAATTTGTTTCTCGTGATAATGATCCAGTTAATAAGGATAAGGCACTTCCTCACCCGCTAACTGGGCTAATCCCACTTTTGGTTGTCTTAATCATTTCGTTTATATTCCATGATTCACTACAGCAATCTGCCTTAATCATTGCTTTACTTGGAGGCGTCATTACAGCTTATTTATTAAACCGTAACTATTTTAAATCATTTTGGGATGCTGTATCTGAAGGAACGCTTGGTGCACTAATAGCACTTGGGAATACAGCAGCTGTTGTTGGATTTGGTGGAGTTGCAAAAGCTGTTCCGGCATTTGAAATAGCTGTTAATGCGATGACAAGTATTCCAGGCAGTCCGCTTATTGGAGGAGCAATTGCTGTAAGTGTAATTGCCGGGATGACAGGATCAGCATCAGGAGGTCAAGCAATAGCGCTACCACTAATTGCACCACATTATATAGATATGGGTGTAAACCCTGAGGCATTGCACCGTGTTGTGGCAATTTCTTCCGGTGCATTGGATTCCTTACCTCATAATGGTTATGTCGTAACAACGATACGTGGAATCTGTGGAGAATCCCATAAGGAAGCCTATAACCCTGTTGCTGCATTAACTGTTATTGTTCCATTAATCGGATTGGCTATCGCAATAATACTATTTTCATTCGGACTAGGGATTTAA